The sequence below is a genomic window from Oceanococcus sp. HetDA_MAG_MS8.
GCACACCCCGTGCTGACCCGCATATGTGCGACGAACTTCTGTTAAGGGACACTAGATCGTCGATTATTACCGAGCCGGCCATGGTTGAGACTCCGGGCCCAAACAAATGAACACGCATCTCCAAGCGCTTCAGGCGGCTTGATTTGAGTCGGGGTCATCCAGGCGCTCTGCCAGCCAAACTTTGATGATGGACTGTCGGGTTACGCCAAGCCGCTTGGCTTCGCGGTCAAGTCGCTCGATCATCCAAGTGGGGAAATCCACGTTGACACGGCGCTGCTCTAGGTTC
It includes:
- a CDS encoding CopG family transcriptional regulator; the encoded protein is MKAKTFDRKFDSGEDVSDELDLSKARRPNLEQRRVNVDFPTWMIERLDREAKRLGVTRQSIIKVWLAERLDDPDSNQAA